A window of Xyrauchen texanus isolate HMW12.3.18 chromosome 10, RBS_HiC_50CHRs, whole genome shotgun sequence contains these coding sequences:
- the LOC127651036 gene encoding proteasome subunit alpha type-2-like, whose product MADRGYSFSLTTFSPSGKLVQIEYALAAVAAGAPSVGIKASNGVVLATEKKQKSILYDEQSVHKVEPITKHIGIVYSGMGPDYRVLVRRARKLAQQYYLIYQEPIPTGQLVQRVASVMQEYTQSGGVRPFGVSLLIAGWDEDRPYLFQSDPSGAYFAWKATAMGKNYVNGKTFLEKRYNEDLELEDAIHTAILTLKESFEGQMTEDNIEVGICNEAGFRRLSPAEVKDYLAAIA is encoded by the exons ATGGCAGATCGAGGATACAGTTTCTCTCTCACAACATTTAG CCCCTCTGGCAAACTGGTTCAGATTGAATATGCCCTGGCTGCTGTTGCAGCTGGTGCTCCGTCTGTAGGAATCAAAG CATCAAATGGAGTAGTGCTGGCGACTGAGAAGAAACAGAAGTCCATACTTTATGATGAACAGAGCGTACATAAAGTTGAACCAATAACCAAACACATAGGCATCGTGTACAGTGGAATGGGTCCTGACTACAG GGTGCTGGTCAGAAGAGCAAGGAAGCTGGCCCAGCAGTATTACCTGATATACCAAGAGCCAATCCCCACAGGCCAGCTGGTACAGAGAGTGGCTTCTGTTATGCAAGAATACACACAGTCAGG AGGTGTGCGGCCCTTTGGAGTCTCTCTTCTAATTGCCGGTTGGGACGAGGACCGACCATACTTATTTCAGTCAGACCCATCG GGAGCATACTTTGCCTGGAAAGCAACAGCAATGGGAAAAAACTATGTCAATGGAAAAACATTCCTTGAGAAAAG ATATAATGAAGATCTGGAACTTGAAGATGCTATACACACTGCCATCTTAACTTTAAAG GAAAGTTTCGAAGGTCAGATGACTGAGGACAACATAGAGGTGGGCATCTGTAATGAAGCAGGATTTCGCAGACTCTCACCTGCTGAGGTGAAGGATTACCTGGCAGCAATTGCATAA
- the si:rp71-45k5.2 gene encoding forkhead box protein F1: protein MDKGVKGEFSNQQTQSCVKRRRYKKYISGSYIGLIASAIQDSPGKMLTFQEIMKSLEPFVFGNKKGAENNIRVCLSSNGCFAKVPFNLEYPNPKKNYWKVDESCITPKMFRRHFKHIIDKFPGLSLQTQKTDGCGKNCTSPKHLLPACSVPENKSEVKFTGPFSIESLLKSDSKVIELEGYSLYKDTQCGAMEMNNCYDYGTTGRYYPNSTIGSELYPVQRLFGLSHSSQMSYDPSVLFYSSPVTYMSLMQDL, encoded by the exons ATGGATAAAGGAGTGAAAGGAGAATTCAGTAATCAGCAGACACAGTCTTGTGTTAAAAGAAGGagatacaaaaaatacatttcaggATCATACATTGGGCTCATTGCATCTGCAATTCAAGATTCACCGGGCAAGATGTTGACGTTCCAAGAG ATAATGAAGTCTCTGGAACCATTTGTCTTCGGAAACAAGAAAGGGGCTGAGAACAACATCAGAGTTTGTCTGTCATCAAACGGTTGTTTTGCAAAG gtgCCATTCAATCTGGAATACCCAAATCCCAAGAAGAACTATTGGAAAGTGGATGAGAGTTGCATTACTCCAAAAATGTTTCGCCGACACTTCAAACACATAATCGACAAGTTCCCAGGGTTGTCTCTTCAGACACAAAAGACGGATGGATGTGGAAAGAACTGTACTTCTCCTAAACATCTTTTGCCTGCCTGCAGTGTCCCAGAAAACAAAAGTGAAGTCAAATTTACAGGCCCGTTTTCAATTGAATCTTTGTTAAAGAGCGACAGCAAAGTGATTGAATTGGAGGGATATTCACTCTATAAAGATACTCAATGTGGAGCAATGGAGATGAATAACTGTTATGACTATGGCACAACAGGTCGTTATTATCCAAATTCAACAATCGGATCTGAATTGTATCCAGTACAAAGATTGTTCGGATTGTCTCATTCTTCGCAGATGTCGTATGATCCCAGTGTTCTCTTCTACAGCTCTCCTGTAACGTATATGTCTCTGATGCAAGATCTGTGA
- the LOC127651030 gene encoding bone morphogenetic protein 8A-like: MEQSSSNRSATPMDKQEVVAELVPSHHSRGRKDRIHGRQRLFPLAVFLPLCMLLCIWGQVEGVVHSSFRRLSVREKKEMQKEILSILGLPGRPRPHPPLRPPSSAPLFMLDLYHAVSSEGDDGPGLGFNPEGVSHAAMPTLSTHTPPLGTVVSEADTVMSFVNLVEQEKDLLQPRPYWKEFRFDLTPLPQGETVTAAEFRIYKTLPMGWRANRTLHISVYEIQKEKRHREPELVLLDMQSVPAGQEGWLAFDVTSASNRWLLHPRSNLGIRLYVETEEDRSLSAGWVGLVGRRGPRSKQPFMVTFFRASQAPCRPPRAVRHNNPRKKKHKYDLPHPNRPGIFDQNYASSGRQACKKHELYVSFSDLGWKDWVLAPPGYSAYYCDGECDYPLGSCMNATNHAMIQLLVHLLRPDEVPKACCAPTKLSSVSVLFYDDNNNVILKKHRNMVVKNCGCL, encoded by the exons ATGGAACAGAGCTCTTCCAACCGCAGTGCCACACCAATGGACAAACAAGAGGTTGTGGCTGAGCTAGTACCCTCACACCACAGCAGAGGGAGGAAGGACCGAATCCACGGCCGGCAACGACTATTCCCTCTAGCTGTCTTCCTCCCTTTGTGCATGCTACTGTGCATTTGGGGTCAGGTGGAAGGAGTGGTGCATTCCAGCTTCCGCAGACTGAGCGTTCGGGAAAAGAAGGAGATGCAGAAGGAGATTTTATCCATTCTAGGGCTGCCCGGACGACCCAGGCCACATCCACCTCTGCGGCCTCCTTCCTCTGCCCCACTCTTTATGCTGGATTTGTACCATGCCGTTTCATCTGAGGGTGATGATGGACCAGGCTTGGGCTTCAATCCAGAAGGGGTCAGCCATGCCGCAATGCCcacattaagcacacacactCCACCCCTTGGCACGGTGGTCAGTGAGGCAGATACTGTCATGAGCTTTGTCAACTTGG TGGAGCAGGAGAAAGATTTGCTCCAGCCACGGCCTTACTGGAAAGAGTTCCGCTTCGATCTGACCCCGCTTCCTCAAGGAGAGACGGTCACCGCCGCTGAGTTTCGCATCTATAAAACACTTCCCATGGGCTGGCGAGCAAACCGCACCCTCCATATATCTGTCTATGAAATCCAGAAGGAGAAAAGACACAG GGAGCCAGAGTTGGTACTGTTGGACATGCAGTCAGTGCCGGCAGGTCAGGAGGGCTGGCTGGCATTTGATGTGACTTCTGCAAGCAATCGCTGGCTTCTCCATCCTCGAAGCAACCTAGGCATCCGACTTTATGTAGAAACCGAAGAGG ACCGGTCGTTGTCGGCCGGGTGGGTGGGTTTGGTGGGTCGGCGAGGTCCACGGTCTAAGCAGCCCTTCATGGTGACATTTTTCAGGGCTAGTCAAGCCCCCTGCCGCCCACCTCGCGCTGTGAGACACAACAATCCACgcaagaaaaaacacaagtaTGACCTGCCACACCCAAATAGACCAGGAATATTTG ATCAAAATTATGCTAGCAGTGGACGCCAGGCATGTAAGAAACATGAACTCTATGTCAGTTTCAGTGATCTTGGCTGGAAG gacTGGGTTTTGGCACCTCCAGGCTATTCTGCATATTATTGTGATGGGGAATGTGACTATCCACTGGGCTCCTGTATGAATGCCACCAACCATGCAATGATCCAGCTTCTG GTTCACCTTCTAAGACCAGACGAAGTGCCCAAGGCCTGCTGTGCTCCAACCAAACTCAGTTCTGTCTCTGTGCTATTCTATGATGACAACAACAACGTCATTCTCAAGAAACATCGGAATATGGTGGTGAAGAACTGTGGCTGCTTATAA
- the LOC127651035 gene encoding zinc finger protein 706-like — translation MTRGQQKIQSQQKNAKKAAEKKKGQGADQKTAAKAALVHTCPVCRTQMPDPKTFKQHFESKHPKSPMPPELMDVQA, via the exons ATGACTCGTGGGCAGCAGAAGATTCAGTCTCAACAGAAGAACGCCAAGAAAGCAGCTGAGAAGAAGAAAGGTCAAGGAGCAGATCAGAAGACTGCAGCCAAAGCAGCTTTGGTGCACACATGTCCTGTCTGCAGG ACACAGATGCCAGACCCCAAGAcgtttaaacagcattttgaaaGCAAACACCCAAAGTCTCCAATGCCTCCTGAGCTCATGGATGTTCAAGCTTAA